Below is a genomic region from Alosa sapidissima isolate fAloSap1 chromosome 19, fAloSap1.pri, whole genome shotgun sequence.
GGTTTTTTTCAAGTAGAAAAACTCTATAGCTCGATTGACAGAGCCTTAATCATGGTATACAGAATAACCATTTTATAACTAGGCCTTCTTCTCTAGTAGACTACTTGTGTTTTCAAGGCACAATGTAATGCAATGCTGACATCTAGTGGTGGCGGCTGATTACCCCATCGAAAGCTGACGCATGTCGACAACAATAGCACCTTTTAGCTTCTGACGATTTCAGGTCGGCTAGCAGAACAGAGCTGTGTATTTCAAATTTGGCAATACTCACATGGAACAATTACTCAACGCATTTCAGTAGAGCTGCATACAATTACGGTGACTTTGCTATGATAACCCGGTGTACGTGACAGCAGTTCAAACTTAATTTTAAAACCTCAGGctaccaggagtggggttcgaacccacgcgGACAatcgtccattggatcttaagtccaacgccttaaccactcggccatcctggttaACAATATAGTGATCTGACATCGGGAACTCCACTAATTGTAACTAGTAGCCTAGACACTGAAGCCTCTAGAAAATGGAACACAATGTCTTTCGCTCGTTCGAAAGTATGACCAGAAATATACATGGTTTCTTGCCACCCATgcatttcccctgtttgtaacATGGATGATGGGGCTAAAGATTCCCTATCACTGAAAGGTTGGGGCAATGTTGCAACTTTAAAACATCTTCGAGCAACAATTGCACCTTAAGAGTACAATGTTACATGTTAAGAGTACAATGCTACATGTTAGCGCAAGTTAGCGCAAAATGTTAGTTGTATGGTGGAGACCAGACCATCATACGAGGTATTTCATGTGTTGTCAGCGATATGAAGTTGGCGTTGTTTATAGTAATGTCTCGGTTACCACAGGCGACTTTCGCATTTCTCAACCTCTGCAAGTGCAACGGTTTTACACCCACCCTCGGTACGTCTTGATACAAAGAGAGCGTCAAGTTCTCGGAAACACGGGGTTACAGTCGGTAGTATGGTCACTGCCCTATCTTCCCATGACTGTTGTTAAATTTAGATTCTGCCACAGAAGACATTGGCGCCAGGCAAATGTCTTTGCATTACATGTGTGGGGAAAAAACAGATTGGCTTTCTAGGTTGTTGACTTCCTAAATAAATAAGCTTATTTAAAAGATTACTAAAGGAGACAGTTAAAAAAGTTCTTGTTgttgaaaaatgtgtgaacCAAGAAGGTTGTGTAAGTTTCATTGCAACGTTTCTCCAGAAGACCGTTTCAGCTACAACGCATGCATCACTTAGGTTAAGAACACAAGCACTAACTCAAGATTAAAAGGATTAAATAGCTCACATATTCACGACTTAAATTATTGCACTCAGGTGTACAACATGCAAACCGAACAGAAGAGCAGACATACAGTGAGCCTTGATTACACAACATGTTTTCACATACAAACTTAATGTCACTAACTTAATTATCAGTTGCATAACAGTTTCTGTTTATCACATACAGTCTAGCCCTACACTAAGTGTCTTTGTCAACATGAGGTGCAGTGTGCTCCTCTGTCTTCTCTAGTTAAAAGTGATAAGTCATTTATTTACGTCAAATCTACCACAGCAGATCTGCCCTTCATTGCAGAAGGGTATAAGCAGTTTgctatgagagtgagtgttaTTTATTGCAGCAAGGGAAACAGCAGCAgaaaaaacgtctgcaggggttTGCTTTTTTGTATCGCACGGCTTTCTTGATTTGCACTGTTGCCTTGGCCACATAGTCTTGTGTGCTACCCACATTGGCCTCTATGTTGTCAAGCTTTGTGCCCTGCTCCTCCACCAAGAGGGCCAGCTGGAAGAAGAGTTCATGGATGTCCCGGATACGCCCCTCAAGCTCCAGCAGTTCCTTCTGGCGGTTCTCGATCTCGCAGAGGGCAGATCGCGCTGCACGGCCATCCGCCACCAGATTCTCAGAGAAGGCATTCCACTTCCCTGACTCGATCATCTCCTCAATCTGCTCGCCGGTAACCTCCTGGCCCACGATCTCAGCCTGCCTTTGGATGCGCTTCTTGCAGTTGTCGCGCTGCTCCATCTCCGCCTCGTTGTACAGGGACATGGCGCCGTGGAATGCAGTGGTGAGGGAGGCACACTGGCCGCGCACCATGCGTGCCAGGGACGAGTGGGCGCCATGCTCCTGCTCCAGGCGTTGGCACCGGGCCTCCATCTTCTGCAGGCGGGCGTACAGGGCCTGGCTTCGGGCCTTGATGCCGCGGGCGATAGAATTGGAGTCGCGCTTGATGCTGCTGATGCGTCTTATGGAGGTGAGAAAGCGTGTATTCTGCTTCCCCAGCTGTTTCACCTCCATGCGCAGATGGGCAATCTCCTTGTGCATGGCCTGCACCTCCTTGAAGGCCTCATCCATCTCCTCCTCGCCTTCGaacaccacctccacctgctCTGTATCCTCAGGTCCAGCCTCCGCAGCCACAGCCGCATCTGTTAGCCTGGAGGCTGAGTGCAGCTCACACAGTCGATCCCGCATCCTGTCTGCAATGGAGTAAAGAGAGTCAGTGATTGGGATCATGACAACAATAGCAACCTGGAAATCATGTTGGTCCacactgttttgtttgtttaagtaATTGTATTCTGTGTTCTATCATCAACATTCAACTTACACTGAATTATCTTCTTACTGCTCTACAATGGGGGCAGATATCAGTGTACTCAAAACACCTCATCATCTTGGTCTGCACAGTTTTTGGTACAGTTTTCCATGTTCAAAATACAGTACAACGGACATTAAGAGATCAAGAGATGCTTCCTTACTGCCATCATAAATCAATACTGCCCAGAAATAATTAGCACATAGCCTATCGGTAAACCAGCAACGTTTGGTCCATGCTAAATATTTCAACAGGAATAACCTCACTGATtataaaaaataagaataatGAGTGCTTTGGCACAAAAGCCAAAGCCTTCACTGCCCTCTCTGAAATGACAAATGTGAAGTAGAAATGGATGGAAGCCAAAATCACTGTATTATACATCC
It encodes:
- the stx11a gene encoding syntaxin-11a yields the protein MRDRLCELHSASRLTDAAVAAEAGPEDTEQVEVVFEGEEEMDEAFKEVQAMHKEIAHLRMEVKQLGKQNTRFLTSIRRISSIKRDSNSIARGIKARSQALYARLQKMEARCQRLEQEHGAHSSLARMVRGQCASLTTAFHGAMSLYNEAEMEQRDNCKKRIQRQAEIVGQEVTGEQIEEMIESGKWNAFSENLVADGRAARSALCEIENRQKELLELEGRIRDIHELFFQLALLVEEQGTKLDNIEANVGSTQDYVAKATVQIKKAVRYKKANPCRRFFCCCFPCCNK